The following proteins are co-located in the Silene latifolia isolate original U9 population chromosome 1, ASM4854445v1, whole genome shotgun sequence genome:
- the LOC141649396 gene encoding protein FAR1-RELATED SEQUENCE 5-like, giving the protein MTEGMKQFVTKVNVLKLGGVKAYRGWKDFVWRLRQHWGYRGRKDTCSSFYFDFIVDENKCLAGVFWADPICIKNYMLFGEVLSADATYGTNKYDMVFVPFTGVDHHKRCITFGAGLIGDESIECYTWLFKTFLEAMGGCQPRIIITDQDKSMKSVVPEVFKESTHRLCMWHIMKKLREKFSYQLFQDEDFKTRLNRCVWKNQLEPDEFEEQWGKIMTDYQLVEHEWFSDLYDLREQWIPAYFKDVLMSGLMRVTSRSESENSFFDRFLTPHLTLVEFWVCYESALEAQRHKQSKLNSDNKHSEIPQKTKSNLEVHDSEMYSHNIFKDFQTELVAVLSDCRFKDVEKIDETKIYILTDLQMPNKSWNVAYSPDNMEITCSCSMFQRMGLLCRHCLWILHNQDFQKIPEQYITQRWTKAAMSKPVFDKDGKLIDVSQKFFDRKSLSRVWQEVYSCVSVAECDDNDMKLLIEKLRDIRLDMISNRSAQMRISAMYIWLTLNLLSI; this is encoded by the exons ATGACAGAGGGCATGAAGCAATTTGTCACAAAAGTAAATGTGCTAAAACTAGGTGGTGTGAAAGCCTATAGAGGTTGGAAGGATTTTGTGTGGAGGTTACGACAACATTGGGGCTATCGAG GCAGAAAAGACACATGCagttcattttactttgattttatagTAGATGAAAACAAGTGCCTGGCTGGAGTGTTTTGGGCAGATCCGATCTGCATAAAGAACTACATGCTGTTCGGTGAGGTTTTATCAGCAGATGCTACATATggaacaaacaagtacgatatggtgTTTGTGCCTTTCACAGGAGTTGATCACCACAAAAGGTGCATAACGTTTGGAGCTGGGTTGATAGGTGATGAAAGTATTGAGTGTTATACATGGCTGTTCAAGACATTTTTGGAAGCAATGGGCGGGTGCCAACCGAGAATTATAATTACTGATCAGGACAAATCAATGAAGTCGGTAGTCCCTGAAGTGTTTAAGGAGTCAACACACAGACTGTGCATGTGGCACATAATGAAGAAACTAAGAGAGAAATTCAGTTATCAACTGTTTCAAGATGAGGATTTTAAGACCAGGCTCAATAGGTGTGTTTGGAAAAACCAACTTGAGCCTGATGAATTCGAAGAACAATGGGGGAAGATAATGACTGATTATCAACTTGTAGAACACGAGTGGTTTTCAGATTTGTACGATCTCAGGGAACAGTGGATCCCTGCCTACTTTAAAGATGTTTTAATGTCTGGCTTGATGAGGGTTACTTCTAGGTCTGAGAGTGAAAACAGTTTCTTTGACAGGTTCCTCACACCTCATTTGACCCTTGTTGAGTTTTGGGTGTGCTATGAGAGTGCCTTGGAAGCACAAAGACACAAGCAGTCCAAATTGAACAGTGACAACAAACACTCTGAAATCCCACAGAAAACAAAGTCAAACCTTGAAGTCCATGATTCTGAAATGTACTCGcacaacattttcaaagactTCCAAACGGAATTGGTTGCAGTTTTGTCTGATTGCCGTTTTAAAGATGTggagaagattgatgagacaaaaatatatattctaacAGACTTGCAGATGCCAAATAAGTCATGGAACGTAGCATATTCACCAGATAACATGGAGATTACTTGTTCCTGTTCTATGTTTCAAAGAATGGGCTTGTTATGCAGGCACTGCCTTTGGATTCTACACAACCAAGATTTTCAGAAAATACCAGAACAGTACATAACGCAAAGATGGACAAAAGCTGCAATGAGTAAGCCTGTCTTTGACAAAGATGGCAAACTGATAGATGTCTCTCAAAAGTTTTTCGACCGAAAAAGTTTGAGTCGAGTGTGGCAAGAGGTTTATTCTTGTGTCAGCGTAGCTGAGTGTGATGATAACGACATGAAGCTTTTGATTGAAAAACTGAGAGATATTAGATTGGATATGATTAGTAACAGAAGT GCACAGATGAGAATTTCAGCAATGTATATTTGGTTAACATTAAATCTATTATCAATTTAG